In a genomic window of Candidatus Izemoplasma sp.:
- the amrA gene encoding AmmeMemoRadiSam system protein A encodes MSILAGYVVPHPPIIVDDVGSEDTSAAKKTIEAYHQVAKDIQRLKPDTIIVSSPHGKLYRDYFHVSSGIGTRGDFGQFGAKDVSFAVSYDTKLVKEISDQAHHNNLPVGTLGGHETGLDHGVMVPLYFINQYYQDYQLIRISPSGFDLLEHYKIGKFIQSIVANDKKVVWVASGDLSHKLKESGPYGFIEEGPKLDHHITDVLKTAQFNAFFDIPKSIREKGAECGLSSFVMMAGALDRRDIDHTFLSYEGPFGVGYAVSMYHVLGIDQSKQYDKIYQTKASKTITEQKTKEDPYIQLARASLEYFTKYKKRLILPTHLPKELLETKASVFVTIFKHGELRGCVGKTSPTYESVAEEIIDSAISAGHHDHRFPHVKEDELPYLTYKVDVLSPPETIDSIDQLDVKTYGVIVKHGYRSGLLLPNLDGIDTAEKQVSIAKQKAGINPNEPVDLERFKVVRHEVS; translated from the coding sequence ATGAGCATTTTAGCAGGATATGTAGTTCCCCATCCGCCCATCATTGTCGATGACGTTGGCTCGGAAGACACAAGCGCTGCGAAAAAGACCATTGAGGCTTATCATCAAGTTGCAAAAGATATTCAAAGATTAAAGCCAGACACCATAATTGTGTCATCACCACATGGTAAACTTTATAGAGACTATTTCCATGTCTCATCAGGGATTGGAACACGTGGTGATTTTGGTCAGTTTGGGGCTAAGGATGTATCTTTTGCGGTATCTTATGATACAAAATTAGTGAAGGAAATATCGGATCAAGCACACCATAACAATTTACCGGTTGGTACATTGGGCGGCCATGAAACAGGATTGGATCATGGTGTCATGGTGCCGCTATATTTTATAAATCAATATTATCAAGATTATCAACTGATTCGGATATCTCCTAGTGGTTTTGATTTATTGGAACATTATAAGATTGGTAAATTCATTCAAAGCATTGTCGCTAATGATAAAAAAGTTGTTTGGGTAGCAAGTGGCGATTTATCACACAAGTTAAAAGAGTCTGGTCCGTATGGTTTTATTGAAGAAGGACCAAAGCTTGATCATCACATTACAGACGTTTTAAAAACGGCGCAGTTCAATGCCTTTTTTGATATTCCAAAATCAATCAGAGAAAAGGGCGCAGAGTGTGGTTTGTCATCATTTGTGATGATGGCAGGCGCCCTTGATAGACGGGATATAGATCATACATTTTTATCATATGAAGGACCATTTGGTGTAGGCTACGCAGTGAGTATGTATCATGTCTTAGGGATTGATCAATCAAAACAATATGATAAGATATATCAAACTAAAGCTTCTAAAACAATCACAGAACAAAAAACAAAAGAAGACCCTTATATACAACTCGCAAGAGCGTCTTTAGAATATTTCACTAAGTATAAGAAACGCTTGATTCTACCAACACACTTACCAAAAGAATTGCTAGAGACAAAAGCCAGTGTTTTTGTGACAATCTTTAAACATGGTGAATTACGCGGTTGTGTAGGGAAAACATCTCCGACATACGAGTCTGTCGCAGAAGAAATTATCGATAGTGCGATTAGTGCTGGTCATCATGATCATCGATTTCCACATGTTAAAGAAGACGAACTGCCTTACCTAACCTATAAAGTAGATGTACTGAGTCCACCAGAAACAATTGATTCCATCGATCAGTTAGACGTTAAAACCTATGGCGTTATTGTTAAGCATGGTTACCGTTCAGGGTTATTATTACCCAATTTAGATGGTATTGATACCGCTGAAAAACAGGTTAGTATTGCTAAACAAAAGGCCGGTATTAATCCAAATG
- the amrS gene encoding AmmeMemoRadiSam system radical SAM enzyme produces MEALRYETLQNGVLRCQVCPHYCVIPKGSSGICKIRYNNNGKLLVRNYGRVITTHIDPIEKKPIYHYLKGTKTYSFACMGCNMRCPWCQNYQISQITDATQFDKGIAYQPMDHIKMVKKYALPSIAYTYTEPTMYIEYALDVMRLAHEHDIKNIWVSNGFISEESREKLIPFVDAANIDYKGDESVYREFSLGHEDHILSTMKAFKDAGIHLEVTTLLIPGINTSHEMINHMIDQLIKYTGKETIWHISRFYPAYKEQDRDITPYEILEYAKETALDKGLKHVYLGNI; encoded by the coding sequence ATGGAAGCATTACGTTATGAAACGTTACAAAATGGTGTTTTGCGATGTCAAGTGTGTCCTCATTATTGTGTTATTCCAAAGGGATCATCAGGCATATGCAAAATTCGGTATAATAATAATGGGAAACTTTTAGTAAGGAATTATGGCAGAGTAATCACAACGCACATTGATCCTATTGAAAAGAAACCAATATATCATTACCTAAAAGGAACGAAAACATATTCATTTGCCTGCATGGGCTGTAATATGCGGTGTCCATGGTGTCAAAATTATCAAATTTCTCAGATTACAGATGCGACTCAATTTGATAAAGGAATTGCGTATCAGCCGATGGACCATATCAAGATGGTGAAAAAGTATGCGTTGCCATCCATTGCATATACCTATACGGAACCTACAATGTATATTGAGTATGCGTTAGACGTTATGAGATTAGCTCATGAACACGACATTAAAAATATCTGGGTCAGTAATGGATTTATCTCTGAAGAATCTCGAGAGAAACTAATTCCATTCGTCGATGCGGCCAATATAGACTATAAAGGTGATGAGTCTGTCTATCGAGAGTTTTCCTTGGGGCATGAAGACCATATATTATCAACTATGAAGGCCTTTAAGGATGCTGGTATACATCTTGAAGTAACAACGCTTTTAATTCCTGGCATTAATACAAGTCATGAGATGATTAACCATATGATTGATCAGTTGATTAAATATACAGGAAAAGAGACAATTTGGCATATATCGCGTTTCTATCCAGCATATAAGGAACAAGACCGTGATATAACACCTTATGAGATTTTAGAGTACGCCAAAGAAACTGCTCTAGACAAAGGATTAAAGCATGTTTATTTAGGAAATATTTAG